From the Kogia breviceps isolate mKogBre1 chromosome 15, mKogBre1 haplotype 1, whole genome shotgun sequence genome, one window contains:
- the MBD1 gene encoding methyl-CpG-binding domain protein 1 isoform X13 yields the protein MAEDWLDCPALGPGWKRREVFRKSGATCGRSDTYYQSPTGDRIRSKVELTRYLGPACDLTLFDFKQGILCYPAPKAHSLAIPSRKRKKPSRPAKAQKRQVGLPKSEVRKEAPRDETKTDADTVPASLPAPGCCENCGISFSGDGTRRQRLKTLCKDCRAQRIAFNREQRMFKRVGCGECAACQVTEDCGACSTCLLQLPHDVASGLFCKCERRRCLRIVERSRGCGVCRGCQTREDCGRCRVCLRPPRPGLRRQWRCVQRRCLRGKHGRRRGGCDSKVAPRRRPPRTQPPPVLPPSQPPESPELHPRALAPSPPAEFIYYCVDEDELQPYTNRRQNRKCGACAACLRRMDCGHCDFCCDKPKFGGSNQKRQKCRWRQCLQFAMKRLLPSVWAGSEDGAGPPAPYPRRKRPGSARRPRLGQTPKPPLATPMAQPDRAQTPVKQEAGSGFVLPPPGTDLVFLREGASSPVQVPGPAPASTASLLQEAQCPGLSWVVALPQVKQEKADAQEDWTPGTAILTSPVLLPGCPSKAADPGLPPVKQEPPDPEEDKEEENKDDSTSDLAPEEEAGGAGTPVITEIFSLGGTRLRDTAVWLPRAGSREGKMDVKSGRPRRHWRPRARAGNHADGPGPMSASHHLQLR from the exons ATGGCTGAGGACTGGCTGGACTGCCCggccctgggccctggctggAAGCGCCGTGAGGTCTTTCGCAAGTCAGGTGCCACATGTGGACGCTCAGACACCTATTACCAGAG ccccacaggaGACAGGATCCGAAGCAAAGTTGAACTGACCCGATACCTGGGCCCTGCGTGCGATCTCACCCTCTTCGACTTCAAACAAGGCATCCTGTGCTATCCAGCTCCCAAG GCCCATTCCTTGGCCATCCCCAGCAGGAAGCGGAAGAAGCCTTCGAGGCCAGCCAAGGCTCAGAAACGTCAGGTTGGACTTCCGAAGAGTGAAGTCAGGAAGGAGGCCCCAAGGGATGAAACCAAGACTGATGCGGACACAGTCCCAGCCTCACTTCCTGCGCCTGG GTGCTGTGAGAACTGTGGAATCAGCTTTTCAGGGGATGGAACCCGACGGCAGCGTCTCAAGACTCTGTGCAAGGACTGCCGAG cACAGAGAATTGCTTTCAACCGGGAGCAGAGGATGTTTAAG CGTGTGGGCTGCGGGGAGTGTGCGGCCTGCCAGGTAACAGAAGACTGTGGGGCCTGCTCCACCTGCCTTCTGCAGTTGCCCCATGATGTGGCCTCGGGGCTGTTCTGCAAGTGTGAGCGAAGACGGTGCCTCCGGATTGTGGAAAGG AGCCGAGGGTGTGGAGTGTGCCGGGGCTGTCAGACCCGAGAGGACTGTGGCCGTTGTCGAGTCTGCCTTCGCCCTCCCCGCCCTGGTCTCAGGCGCCAGTGGAGGTGCGTCCAGCGGCGTTGCCTGCGG GGTAAACACGGCCGCCGCAGGGGAGGCTGTGACTCCAAGGTGGCTCCCCGGCGGCGCCCTCCCCGAACCCAGCCCCCGCCTGTACTTCCGCCCTCGCAGCCTCCAGAGTCTCCAGAGCTG CACCCCAGAGCCCTGGCCCCCTCGCCACCTGCTGAATTCATCTATTACTGTGTAGACGAGGACGAGCTA CAGCCTTACACGAACCGTCGGCAGAACCGCAAGTGTggggcctgtgcagcctgccTGCGGCGGATGGACTGTGGCCACTGCGACTTCTGCTGTGATAAGCCCAAATTCGGGGGCAGCAACCAGAAGCGCCAGAAGTGTCGTTGGCGCCAGTGCCTGCAGTTTGCTATG AAGCGGCTGCTGCCAAGTGTCTGGGCAGGGTCCGAGGATGGCGCCGGGCCACCCGCACCTTACCCGCGTCGAAAGAGGCCTGGCTCTGCTCGAAGGCCCCGTCTGGGTCAGACCCCGAAGCCTCCCTTGGCCACGCCCATGGCCCAGCCAGACCGTGCCCAGACTCCAGTGAAGCAGGAAGCAGGCAGTGGCTTTGTGCTGCCCCCACCTGGCACCGACCTCGTGTTCTTACGGGAGGGTGCAAGCAGTCCCGTGCAGGTGCCTGGCCCAGCTCCAGCCTCCACAGCATCTCTGTTACAG GAGGCCCAGTGCCCTGGCCTGAGTTGGGTCGTGGCCTTACCCCAGGTGAAGCAAGAGAAGGCGGATGCCCAGGAAGACTGGACACCGGGCACAGCCATCCTGACTTCTCCTGTATTGCTGCCTGGCTGCCCCAGCAAG GCAGCAGACCCAGGCCTGCCACCTGTGAAGCAAGAGCCACCTGACCCTGAGGAGGACAAGGAGGAGGAGAACAAGGATGACTCCACCTCTGACTTGGCCCcagaggaggaggcaggaggggctggCACGCCCGTG ATCACGGAGATTTTCAGCCTGGGTGGAACCCGCCTCCGGGACACAGCAGTCTGGTTGCCAAG GGCAGGCAGTCGGGAAGGGAAGATGGATGTAAAGAGTGGGAGACCGAGGAGACACTGGCGCCCACGAGCACGAGCTGGAAACCACGCGGATGGCCCAGGACCCATGTCAGCCTCTCACCACCTCCAACTTCGGTGA
- the MBD1 gene encoding methyl-CpG-binding domain protein 1 isoform X24 — MAEDWLDCPALGPGWKRREVFRKSGATCGRSDTYYQSPTGDRIRSKVELTRYLGPACDLTLFDFKQGILCYPAPKAHSLAIPSRKRKKPSRPAKAQKRQVGLPKSEVRKEAPRDETKTDADTVPASLPAPGCCENCGISFSGDGTRRQRLKTLCKDCRAQRIAFNREQRMFKRVGCGECAACQVTEDCGACSTCLLQLPHDVASGLFCKCERRRCLRIVERSRGCGVCRGCQTREDCGRCRVCLRPPRPGLRRQWRCVQRRCLRGKHGRRRGGCDSKVAPRRRPPRTQPPPVLPPSQPPESPELQPYTNRRQNRKCGACAACLRRMDCGHCDFCCDKPKFGGSNQKRQKCRWRQCLQFAMKRLLPSVWAGSEDGAGPPAPYPRRKRPGSARRPRLGQTPKPPLATPMAQPDRAQTPVKQEAGSGFVLPPPGTDLVFLREGASSPVQVPGPAPASTASLLQEAQCPGLSWVVALPQVKQEKADAQEDWTPGTAILTSPVLLPGCPSKAADPGLPPVKQEPPDPEEDKEEENKDDSTSDLAPEEEAGGAGTPVITEIFSLGGTRLRDTAVWLPRAGSREGKMDVKSGRPRRHWRPRARAGNHADGPGPMSASHHLQLR, encoded by the exons ATGGCTGAGGACTGGCTGGACTGCCCggccctgggccctggctggAAGCGCCGTGAGGTCTTTCGCAAGTCAGGTGCCACATGTGGACGCTCAGACACCTATTACCAGAG ccccacaggaGACAGGATCCGAAGCAAAGTTGAACTGACCCGATACCTGGGCCCTGCGTGCGATCTCACCCTCTTCGACTTCAAACAAGGCATCCTGTGCTATCCAGCTCCCAAG GCCCATTCCTTGGCCATCCCCAGCAGGAAGCGGAAGAAGCCTTCGAGGCCAGCCAAGGCTCAGAAACGTCAGGTTGGACTTCCGAAGAGTGAAGTCAGGAAGGAGGCCCCAAGGGATGAAACCAAGACTGATGCGGACACAGTCCCAGCCTCACTTCCTGCGCCTGG GTGCTGTGAGAACTGTGGAATCAGCTTTTCAGGGGATGGAACCCGACGGCAGCGTCTCAAGACTCTGTGCAAGGACTGCCGAG cACAGAGAATTGCTTTCAACCGGGAGCAGAGGATGTTTAAG CGTGTGGGCTGCGGGGAGTGTGCGGCCTGCCAGGTAACAGAAGACTGTGGGGCCTGCTCCACCTGCCTTCTGCAGTTGCCCCATGATGTGGCCTCGGGGCTGTTCTGCAAGTGTGAGCGAAGACGGTGCCTCCGGATTGTGGAAAGG AGCCGAGGGTGTGGAGTGTGCCGGGGCTGTCAGACCCGAGAGGACTGTGGCCGTTGTCGAGTCTGCCTTCGCCCTCCCCGCCCTGGTCTCAGGCGCCAGTGGAGGTGCGTCCAGCGGCGTTGCCTGCGG GGTAAACACGGCCGCCGCAGGGGAGGCTGTGACTCCAAGGTGGCTCCCCGGCGGCGCCCTCCCCGAACCCAGCCCCCGCCTGTACTTCCGCCCTCGCAGCCTCCAGAGTCTCCAGAGCTG CAGCCTTACACGAACCGTCGGCAGAACCGCAAGTGTggggcctgtgcagcctgccTGCGGCGGATGGACTGTGGCCACTGCGACTTCTGCTGTGATAAGCCCAAATTCGGGGGCAGCAACCAGAAGCGCCAGAAGTGTCGTTGGCGCCAGTGCCTGCAGTTTGCTATG AAGCGGCTGCTGCCAAGTGTCTGGGCAGGGTCCGAGGATGGCGCCGGGCCACCCGCACCTTACCCGCGTCGAAAGAGGCCTGGCTCTGCTCGAAGGCCCCGTCTGGGTCAGACCCCGAAGCCTCCCTTGGCCACGCCCATGGCCCAGCCAGACCGTGCCCAGACTCCAGTGAAGCAGGAAGCAGGCAGTGGCTTTGTGCTGCCCCCACCTGGCACCGACCTCGTGTTCTTACGGGAGGGTGCAAGCAGTCCCGTGCAGGTGCCTGGCCCAGCTCCAGCCTCCACAGCATCTCTGTTACAG GAGGCCCAGTGCCCTGGCCTGAGTTGGGTCGTGGCCTTACCCCAGGTGAAGCAAGAGAAGGCGGATGCCCAGGAAGACTGGACACCGGGCACAGCCATCCTGACTTCTCCTGTATTGCTGCCTGGCTGCCCCAGCAAG GCAGCAGACCCAGGCCTGCCACCTGTGAAGCAAGAGCCACCTGACCCTGAGGAGGACAAGGAGGAGGAGAACAAGGATGACTCCACCTCTGACTTGGCCCcagaggaggaggcaggaggggctggCACGCCCGTG ATCACGGAGATTTTCAGCCTGGGTGGAACCCGCCTCCGGGACACAGCAGTCTGGTTGCCAAG GGCAGGCAGTCGGGAAGGGAAGATGGATGTAAAGAGTGGGAGACCGAGGAGACACTGGCGCCCACGAGCACGAGCTGGAAACCACGCGGATGGCCCAGGACCCATGTCAGCCTCTCACCACCTCCAACTTCGGTGA